A section of the Corynebacterium auris genome encodes:
- a CDS encoding ATP-binding protein, which yields MSSPTPPTDRFLDESVLADFTALRMTAFGRSVIDIANDPAFDTWTFSQKVLYALDKEVAARRERRISKLLKASRSPNLDACLENVVCTPDRNINPEQVSRLAHGQWCHLGQNIVILGKSSVGKTYLAQALITAACRNDYSARFYRTDMLAAELAVLRPDNPTRLKFIQQLHDVDVLVLDDFLTAPVDAATAHQLLNILAGRERKVSTVVTSQFTPHEWYKSIPDAVISESILNRLVSGAEIITLEGPNMRLTTNA from the coding sequence ATGTCCTCACCAACCCCGCCAACAGATCGCTTCCTTGACGAATCCGTCCTGGCCGACTTCACCGCACTGCGGATGACTGCCTTCGGCAGAAGCGTCATCGATATCGCCAACGATCCCGCCTTCGACACGTGGACGTTTTCCCAAAAGGTGCTYTACGCACTCGATAAAGAAGTCGCAGCCAGGCGTGAACGACGCATCAGCAAACTGCTTAAAGCATCCCGATCGCCAAACCTTGATGCTTGCCTTGAAAACGTGGTGTGCACGCCTGACCGCAACATCAACCCCGAGCAAGTCAGCAGACTCGCTCACGGACAATGGTGCCACCTGGGCCAAAACATCGTCATCCTGGGCAAATCCTCAGTTGGTAAAACCTACCTCGCCCAAGCGCTCATCACCGCAGCATGCCGCAACGACTACTCCGCACGGTTCTACCGCACCGACATGCTCGCCGCCGAACTGGCAGTCCTCCGCCCCGATAACCCCACACGGCTGAAGTTCATCCAGCAACTCCACGACGTCGATGTCCTAGTCCTGGATGACTTTCTCACCGCACCTGTTGATGCCGCGACCGCGCACCAGCTACTCAATATCCTCGCCGGGCGGGAACGCAAAGTCTCAACCGTTGTGACCTCACAGTTCACCCCACACGAGTGGTACAAGTCCATCCCCGACGCCGTGATCTCCGAGTCAATCCTCAACCGACTCGTCTCCGGCGCCGAAATCATCACACTCGAAGGACCAAACATGCGCCTGACCACCAACGCATAA